The following proteins come from a genomic window of Pirellulales bacterium:
- a CDS encoding PVC-type heme-binding CxxCH protein yields MNRFTTIAIASGCVLCAQAVFAAEIVKNTGDRPLPPQVAAGHMTVPDGFEVTLFAGEPDVMQPIGFTTDDRGRLWVGECYSYPNWAAEGHDRVLIFSDKQDMGHFDTRKVFSDQVANLTGLEIGFAGVWLCSPPKLLFIPTGGGDSPRGAPVTMLDGWSLKGKHNIVNGLVWGPDGWLYGCNGITSPSLVGKPGTTDAEREAQTGGVWRYHPTKHVFESVARGTTNPWGLDFDDYGQAFITNCVIGHLWHVVPGARYKRMHGVDDNPYSFELLDATSDHLHWGGGDWTTSRGGLGIHSEAGGGHAHAGAMVYLGDNWPDRYRDSIFMCNIHGNRVNNDLLERSGSSYVGRHGKDFLFANDVWFRGLNLKYGPDGGVYVSDWCDNGECHNVAQTDRTSGRMYKIVYGRPNPLPADLDLTKLTDGELVKLQLHKNDWYVRHGRRILQERAAAGRDMTAVNAELHRMFDAEASVPRKLRALWALHVTDGLMPAFLVEQLHHESEYIRAWAIQFLVEDKHPSAAACGEFARMARKDSSAFVRLYLAAALQRMPVDQRWPIAAGLAAHGEDAGDHDLPLMIWYGIEPAIAADPKLGLELVRQCRISLVRRFIARRIALIDDPKRAAGAMATLVKGLGWGTDPAAQFDLLSGMHDALRGKRNETAPDGWIEVYSKLSNSPSAEVRGESDALALIFGDRAALESLTRTAADSAAPLAKRQQAVDVLVEAHVTGLAAALQELLDDPSLLLRALQGLAAYDDPRTPPLILSRYRRLSADQKHEAINTLVARPSYVLALLDAIERKEIPSSDVSLLAARQMQHFKNRQINDKLAKVWGTLRDSSADTKEQLQKYKNLLTPEFMTTADAAAGRFVFSNTCMACHSLYGAGGKIGPDLTGANRGNIDYVLQKVVDPSAAVPNDYQMQLITLKDGRLVSGIIRQRSPRAVVVQTETELLTLSTDDVDEMKSSGQSMMPERQLDKLRPEQIRDLFAYLATKTQVPLPMEK; encoded by the coding sequence ATCCGAACTGGGCCGCCGAGGGACATGATCGTGTGCTGATCTTCAGCGACAAGCAAGACATGGGACATTTCGATACCCGTAAGGTCTTTTCGGACCAAGTCGCGAATCTCACCGGCCTGGAGATCGGCTTCGCCGGGGTCTGGCTCTGTTCGCCGCCGAAGCTGCTGTTCATTCCAACCGGCGGCGGGGATTCGCCACGTGGCGCGCCGGTGACCATGCTCGACGGCTGGTCGCTCAAGGGCAAGCACAACATCGTGAACGGGCTCGTTTGGGGACCGGACGGCTGGCTTTACGGCTGCAACGGGATCACGTCTCCCTCGCTGGTCGGCAAGCCCGGCACGACGGACGCCGAGCGCGAGGCGCAGACGGGCGGCGTGTGGCGCTACCATCCGACGAAGCATGTCTTCGAGTCGGTCGCCCGCGGGACGACGAACCCGTGGGGACTGGATTTCGACGACTACGGTCAGGCCTTCATCACGAACTGCGTTATCGGCCACCTTTGGCACGTCGTGCCGGGAGCGCGCTACAAGCGGATGCACGGCGTGGACGACAATCCCTATTCGTTCGAGCTGCTCGATGCTACTTCCGATCACTTGCACTGGGGGGGCGGCGATTGGACCACGTCGCGCGGCGGCCTGGGGATCCACAGCGAGGCCGGCGGCGGACATGCCCATGCCGGAGCGATGGTCTACCTTGGCGACAACTGGCCCGACCGCTATCGCGATTCGATCTTCATGTGCAACATCCACGGCAATCGCGTGAACAACGACCTGCTGGAACGCAGCGGCTCGAGCTATGTCGGCCGCCACGGCAAGGATTTTCTGTTTGCCAATGACGTCTGGTTCCGCGGGCTGAATCTCAAGTATGGTCCCGATGGCGGCGTCTATGTTTCCGATTGGTGCGACAACGGCGAATGCCACAATGTTGCTCAAACCGATCGGACGAGCGGCCGGATGTACAAGATTGTTTACGGCCGGCCGAACCCCTTGCCGGCCGACCTCGATCTGACGAAGCTGACCGACGGCGAACTGGTCAAGCTGCAATTGCACAAGAACGATTGGTATGTCCGTCACGGGCGACGAATTCTGCAGGAGCGCGCCGCCGCCGGGCGCGACATGACGGCGGTGAACGCCGAGCTGCACAGGATGTTCGACGCCGAGGCGAGCGTGCCGCGAAAGCTGCGGGCGCTGTGGGCGCTGCACGTGACCGACGGGCTCATGCCCGCCTTTCTCGTCGAGCAACTCCATCACGAGAGCGAGTATATCCGCGCGTGGGCGATCCAATTCTTGGTCGAAGATAAGCATCCGTCGGCAGCGGCTTGTGGCGAATTCGCTCGAATGGCGCGGAAGGATTCGTCGGCGTTTGTGCGGCTCTATTTGGCAGCGGCGCTCCAGCGGATGCCGGTGGACCAACGCTGGCCAATCGCCGCCGGGCTGGCGGCGCATGGCGAGGACGCCGGCGATCATGATCTGCCGCTGATGATCTGGTATGGCATCGAACCCGCGATCGCGGCCGATCCCAAGCTGGGCCTCGAACTGGTCCGGCAGTGCAGGATTTCGCTCGTGCGCCGGTTCATCGCGCGCCGGATCGCATTGATCGACGATCCGAAGCGCGCGGCGGGAGCGATGGCGACTTTGGTGAAAGGTCTTGGCTGGGGCACCGATCCGGCGGCACAATTCGATCTGTTATCGGGAATGCACGATGCCTTGCGCGGAAAGCGGAATGAAACGGCGCCCGATGGGTGGATCGAGGTTTATTCAAAACTGTCGAACAGCCCGAGCGCCGAAGTCCGCGGCGAGAGCGACGCGCTAGCACTGATCTTTGGCGACCGCGCGGCGCTTGAATCGCTCACGCGGACGGCGGCCGATTCCGCGGCCCCGCTCGCCAAGCGGCAACAAGCCGTGGATGTTCTCGTGGAGGCGCACGTGACTGGTTTGGCCGCCGCGCTCCAAGAACTGCTCGATGATCCGTCGTTACTGCTGCGGGCGTTGCAGGGCTTGGCCGCGTACGACGATCCGCGAACCCCGCCATTGATCCTGTCGCGCTATCGGCGGCTGTCGGCCGACCAGAAGCACGAGGCAATCAACACGCTGGTCGCTCGGCCAAGTTATGTCTTGGCGCTGTTGGATGCGATCGAGCGGAAGGAGATTCCGTCGAGCGATGTTTCGCTCCTCGCCGCCCGCCAAATGCAGCATTTCAAAAACCGTCAGATTAACGACAAGCTGGCGAAAGTTTGGGGCACGCTCCGCGATTCGTCGGCCGACACGAAGGAGCAGCTTCAGAAATACAAGAATCTGCTCACGCCCGAATTCATGACGACCGCCGATGCCGCGGCTGGCCGATTTGTGTTCAGCAACACCTGCATGGCGTGCCATTCGCTGTATGGCGCGGGCGGCAAGATCGGTCCCGATCTGACGGGCGCCAATCGCGGCAACATCGATTATGTGTTGCAAAAGGTGGTTGATCCGAGCGCGGCCGTGCCGAACGACTATCAAATGCAACTCATCACGCTCAAGGATGGCCGACTGGTGTCCGGGATAATTCGCCAGCGGTCGCCGCGGGCCGTCGTCGTGCAAACCGAGACCGAATTGCTTACACTCTCGACCGACGACGTTGACGAGATGAAATCGTCCGGCCAATCGATGATGCCGGAGCGGCAGTTGGATAAGCTCCGCCCCGAACAGATTCGCGATCTATTCGCCTATCTGGCGACGAAAACCCAAGTGCCGCTGCCGATGGAGAAGTGA